The Xanthomonas sontii genome contains a region encoding:
- a CDS encoding beta-galactosidase family protein has protein sequence MPRKTLAALALALAFALPATHVRAADSGTAWPAFATQGDHFVRDGKPYQVISGAIHFQRIPRAYWKDRLQKARAMGLNTVETYVFWNLVEPRPGQFDFSGNNDIAAFVDEAAAQGLNVILRPGPYVCAEWEAGGYPAWLFAEPGMRVRSQDPRFLAASQAYLDALAAQVKPRLNGNGGPIVAVQVENEYGSYGDDHAYMRRNRAMFVQAGFDKALLFTADGPDVLANGTLPDTLAVVNFAPGDAKNAFETLAKFRPGQPQMVGEYWAGWFDQWGEKHAVTDAAKQASEFEWILRQGHSANLYMFVGGTSFGFMNGANFQKNPSDHYAPQTTSYDYDAVLDEAGRPTPKFTLFRDAIQRVTGIAPPALPKPIRFAELPATPLRESASLWDNLPAPAAATDTPQPMERYGQAYGYILYRTTVTGPRKGSLYLGEVRDYARVYVDRKLAGSAERRLQQVAVDVDIPAGAHTLDVLVENTGRINYGAHLPDGHAGLVDPVLLDGKPLTGWQTFPLPMDDPSKLTGWTTAKVDGPAFHRGTVKIGTPADTFLDMQAFGKGFAWANGHNLGRHWNIGPQRALYFPAPWQRKGGNSVIVFDLDGVGKASVRGVTGQVWSAPGN, from the coding sequence ATGCCGCGTAAGACCCTCGCCGCTCTCGCCCTCGCCCTGGCGTTCGCCCTGCCCGCCACCCACGTGCGCGCGGCCGACAGCGGCACCGCCTGGCCCGCCTTCGCCACCCAGGGCGATCACTTCGTCCGCGACGGCAAGCCGTACCAGGTCATTTCCGGCGCCATCCACTTCCAGCGCATCCCGCGCGCCTACTGGAAGGACCGCCTGCAGAAAGCGCGCGCGATGGGCCTGAACACGGTGGAGACCTACGTGTTCTGGAACCTGGTGGAACCGCGGCCGGGCCAGTTCGACTTCAGCGGCAACAACGACATCGCCGCCTTCGTCGACGAAGCCGCCGCGCAAGGCCTCAACGTGATCCTGCGCCCCGGCCCGTACGTGTGCGCCGAGTGGGAGGCCGGCGGCTATCCCGCGTGGCTGTTCGCCGAACCCGGCATGCGCGTGCGCAGCCAGGACCCGCGCTTCCTCGCCGCCAGCCAGGCCTACCTCGATGCACTCGCCGCCCAGGTCAAGCCGCGGCTCAACGGCAACGGCGGCCCCATCGTCGCCGTGCAGGTGGAGAACGAATACGGCTCCTACGGCGACGACCACGCCTACATGCGCCGCAACCGCGCCATGTTCGTCCAGGCCGGCTTCGACAAGGCCCTGCTGTTCACCGCCGACGGCCCCGACGTGCTCGCCAACGGCACCCTGCCCGACACCCTCGCCGTGGTGAACTTCGCCCCCGGCGACGCCAAGAACGCCTTCGAGACCCTGGCCAAGTTCCGCCCCGGGCAACCGCAGATGGTCGGCGAATACTGGGCCGGCTGGTTCGACCAATGGGGCGAGAAGCACGCGGTCACCGATGCCGCCAAGCAGGCCAGCGAATTCGAATGGATCCTGCGCCAGGGCCACTCCGCCAACCTCTACATGTTCGTCGGCGGCACCAGTTTCGGCTTCATGAATGGCGCCAACTTCCAGAAGAACCCCAGCGACCACTACGCCCCGCAGACCACCAGCTACGACTACGACGCCGTGCTCGACGAAGCCGGCCGCCCCACTCCCAAGTTCACCCTGTTCCGCGACGCCATCCAGCGCGTCACCGGCATCGCCCCGCCGGCCCTGCCCAAGCCGATCCGCTTCGCCGAGTTGCCGGCCACGCCGCTGCGCGAATCCGCCTCGCTGTGGGACAACCTGCCCGCCCCGGCCGCCGCCACCGACACCCCGCAGCCGATGGAGCGCTACGGCCAGGCCTACGGCTACATCCTCTACCGCACCACCGTCACCGGCCCGCGCAAGGGCAGCCTGTACCTGGGCGAGGTGCGCGACTACGCCCGCGTCTACGTCGACCGGAAACTGGCCGGCAGCGCCGAGCGCCGCCTGCAGCAAGTGGCGGTGGACGTGGACATCCCCGCCGGCGCCCACACCCTCGACGTGCTGGTGGAGAACACCGGCCGCATCAACTACGGCGCCCACCTCCCCGACGGCCACGCCGGCCTGGTCGACCCCGTGCTGCTCGACGGCAAGCCCCTCACCGGCTGGCAGACCTTCCCCCTGCCGATGGACGACCCGAGCAAGCTCACCGGCTGGACCACTGCCAAGGTCGACGGCCCCGCCTTCCACCGCGGCACGGTGAAGATAGGCACGCCTGCCGATACGTTCCTGGACATGCAGGCCTTCGGCAAAGGCTTCGCCTGGGCCAATGGCCACAACCTGGGAAGGCACTGGAATATCGGGCCGCAGCGGGCGTTGTATTTTCCGGCGCCTTGGCAGCGGAAAGGCGGGAATAGCGTGATTGTGTTTGATTTGGATGGTGTAGGTAAGGCGAGTGTGCGGGGGGTTACGGGGCAGGTCTGGAGTGCGCCGGGAAATTAG
- a CDS encoding GH92 family glycosyl hydrolase: protein MATRRGFLQGAIALALFGSSGIARLAQARAGSYALPADARAKAELTRNVDVFIGTGGHGHTFPGATLPFGMVQLSPDTYNADWDACSGYHADDGSIMGFSHTHLSGTGIGDMLDFLVVPATGPVKLQPGTREHPETGYRSRYDHADEAASPGYYRVHLKDSGVHAELTATARAGLHRYHFPKGKPAHLLLDLCHGMQDKPEIPARVEDASLRLVDAQTVTGGRRVYQWAKGRYIYFAMRLSRPFASAQLYADDQPLAASARSADGNRLKLALHYPDAADAPLLVKVGISAVSAENALANLDAELPDFDFARVHAAAVAEWEKELGRVRIDSDDEAQRRIFYTALYHSLIAPTLFSDTDGRYRGMDLQVHQAPAGYHNYSTYSLWDTYRALHPLLTLVQPERVPDLVQCLVRGAHECPQGVAIWPLQGVETDCMIGYHSAVVLAEAHAKGFTGIDWKAAYPAWRKRAMDDDVHGLALYRQMGYIPCDKVDESVSRTLEFAYDDWAVAHLAQAVGADDDAKHLRERSRQYRNVFNRESRFVQPRLSDGQWATPFDPRAMGHSAQWRDFTESNAWQATFLNQHDLYGYMDLFGGRDHFVAKLDELFTTSSELPADAPPDIDGMVGQYAHGNEPSHHVAYLYAYAGQPYKTQAMVRRLLREQYHDARNGLSGNEDCGQMSAWFVLSALGLYAVDPVSANYVLGSPLFKRAELDVGNGRTLRIVAHGNSATNVYIQSARWNGKPYTRSWLRHADLAAGGTLELEMGPKPNTAFGAGKDDLPPSFS from the coding sequence ATGGCCACACGACGCGGTTTCCTGCAGGGCGCCATCGCCCTGGCCCTGTTCGGCAGCAGCGGCATCGCGCGCCTGGCGCAGGCACGCGCCGGCAGCTACGCGCTGCCGGCCGATGCGCGCGCCAAGGCCGAGCTCACCCGCAACGTCGACGTGTTCATCGGCACCGGCGGCCACGGCCATACCTTCCCCGGCGCCACGCTGCCGTTCGGCATGGTGCAACTGAGCCCGGACACCTACAACGCCGACTGGGACGCCTGCTCCGGCTACCACGCCGACGACGGCTCGATCATGGGCTTCTCGCACACCCACCTGTCCGGCACCGGCATCGGCGACATGCTCGATTTCCTGGTGGTGCCGGCCACGGGCCCGGTGAAGCTGCAGCCCGGCACGCGCGAGCACCCCGAGACCGGCTACCGCTCGCGCTACGACCATGCCGACGAAGCCGCCTCGCCCGGCTACTACCGCGTGCACCTGAAGGACAGCGGCGTGCATGCCGAACTCACCGCCACCGCGCGCGCCGGCCTGCACCGCTACCACTTCCCCAAGGGCAAGCCAGCGCACCTGCTGCTGGACCTGTGCCACGGCATGCAGGACAAGCCGGAGATCCCCGCCCGCGTCGAAGACGCCAGCCTGCGCCTGGTCGACGCGCAGACCGTCACCGGCGGCCGCCGCGTCTACCAGTGGGCCAAGGGCCGCTACATCTACTTCGCCATGCGACTGTCGCGGCCGTTCGCCAGCGCGCAACTGTATGCCGACGACCAGCCGCTGGCCGCGAGCGCGCGCAGCGCCGACGGCAACCGGCTGAAACTGGCCCTGCACTACCCCGATGCCGCCGACGCGCCGCTGCTGGTCAAGGTCGGCATCTCCGCGGTCAGCGCCGAGAACGCCCTGGCCAACCTCGACGCGGAACTGCCCGACTTCGACTTCGCCCGCGTGCACGCCGCCGCCGTCGCCGAATGGGAGAAGGAACTGGGCCGTGTGCGCATCGACAGCGACGACGAAGCGCAGCGCCGCATCTTCTACACCGCGCTGTACCACAGCCTGATCGCGCCGACCCTGTTCAGCGACACCGACGGCCGCTACCGCGGCATGGACCTGCAGGTGCACCAGGCACCGGCCGGCTACCACAACTACAGCACCTACTCGCTGTGGGACACCTACCGCGCCCTGCATCCCTTGCTGACCCTGGTGCAGCCCGAGCGCGTGCCCGACCTGGTGCAGTGCCTGGTGCGCGGCGCCCACGAATGCCCGCAGGGCGTCGCCATCTGGCCGCTGCAGGGCGTGGAGACCGATTGCATGATCGGCTACCACTCCGCCGTGGTGCTGGCCGAGGCGCATGCCAAGGGCTTCACCGGCATCGACTGGAAAGCCGCCTACCCGGCCTGGCGCAAGCGCGCGATGGACGACGACGTGCACGGCCTGGCGCTGTACCGGCAGATGGGCTACATCCCCTGCGACAAGGTCGACGAATCGGTCAGCCGCACCCTGGAATTCGCCTACGACGACTGGGCGGTGGCGCATCTGGCACAGGCGGTCGGCGCCGACGACGATGCCAAGCACCTGCGCGAACGCTCGCGCCAGTACCGCAACGTGTTCAACCGCGAGAGCCGCTTCGTGCAGCCGCGCCTGAGCGACGGCCAGTGGGCCACCCCGTTCGATCCGCGTGCGATGGGCCACAGCGCGCAGTGGCGCGACTTCACCGAGTCCAACGCCTGGCAGGCCACCTTCCTCAACCAGCACGACTTGTACGGCTACATGGACCTGTTCGGCGGCCGCGACCACTTCGTCGCCAAGCTCGACGAACTGTTCACCACCAGCTCCGAACTGCCGGCGGACGCACCACCGGACATCGACGGCATGGTCGGCCAGTACGCGCACGGCAACGAACCCAGCCACCACGTCGCCTACCTCTACGCCTACGCCGGGCAGCCGTACAAGACCCAGGCGATGGTGCGGCGGCTGCTGCGCGAGCAGTACCACGACGCGCGCAACGGCCTGTCCGGCAACGAGGACTGCGGGCAGATGAGCGCCTGGTTCGTGCTCAGCGCACTGGGCCTGTATGCGGTGGACCCGGTCAGCGCCAACTACGTGCTGGGCAGCCCGCTGTTCAAGCGCGCCGAACTGGACGTGGGCAACGGCCGCACCCTGCGCATCGTCGCCCACGGCAACAGCGCGACCAACGTCTACATCCAGAGCGCGCGCTGGAACGGCAAGCCCTACACCCGAAGCTGGCTGCGCCATGCCGACCTCGCTGCGGGCGGCACGCTGGAGCTGGAGATGGGGCCGAAGCCCAATACCGCGTTCGGTGCGGGCAAGGACGATCTGCCGCCATCGTTTAGCTGA
- a CDS encoding glycoside hydrolase family 125 protein — MPTRRDILHFLGASAGAALLSGALPAAAAASASAALPSKRPPPGKRRFVSAAVERQLRTVKAGIADPRLAWLFENCYPNTLDTTVETGTRNGKPDTFVITGDIEAMWLRDSSAQVHPYVPLAKRDPALRRMFHGLIQRQAACIRLDPYANAFLPDGTSQRLKWSVADITEMKPGVGERKWEVDSLCYPIRLAHEYWRASGDTAPFDDDWRDAMHVVVRTFREQQRLHGRGPYSFQRPSPLATETLVLDGYGQPTRPNGMIHSMFRPSDDACLYPLFVPANLFAVTSLRQLATMSEALHHDTAFAGECRALADEVETATRKFGQMRDADGQPFWAYEVDGYGNQLFIDDANAPGLLSLAYLGCCDRRDPVFLRTRQLAWSERNPYFYRGRAADGVGSPHSGLGTIWPMSLMQYALASDDDAQIRQCLQWLKTTDAGSGFMHEAFDKDNPSTFTRDWFAWANTLFGELIIDLHQRKPQLLKA, encoded by the coding sequence ATGCCCACCCGCCGCGACATCCTCCACTTCCTCGGCGCCAGCGCCGGCGCCGCGCTGTTGAGCGGGGCGCTGCCGGCCGCCGCCGCGGCCTCGGCCTCCGCCGCGCTGCCCAGCAAGCGGCCGCCGCCGGGCAAGCGCCGCTTCGTCAGCGCCGCGGTCGAGCGCCAGTTGCGCACGGTCAAGGCCGGCATCGCCGATCCGCGCCTGGCCTGGCTGTTCGAGAACTGCTACCCCAACACCCTCGACACCACGGTCGAAACCGGCACCCGCAACGGCAAGCCGGACACCTTCGTCATCACCGGCGACATCGAGGCGATGTGGCTGCGCGACTCATCCGCGCAGGTGCACCCCTACGTGCCGCTGGCCAAGCGCGACCCGGCGCTGCGGCGCATGTTCCATGGGCTGATCCAGCGCCAGGCCGCCTGCATCCGCCTGGATCCCTACGCCAACGCCTTCCTGCCCGACGGCACCAGCCAGCGCCTGAAGTGGTCGGTGGCCGACATCACCGAGATGAAGCCCGGCGTCGGCGAGCGCAAATGGGAAGTGGATTCGCTGTGCTACCCGATCCGCCTGGCGCACGAGTACTGGCGCGCCAGCGGCGATACCGCGCCGTTCGACGACGACTGGCGCGACGCCATGCACGTGGTGGTGCGCACCTTCCGCGAACAGCAGCGCCTGCACGGCCGCGGCCCGTACAGTTTCCAGCGGCCCTCGCCGCTGGCCACCGAAACCCTGGTGCTGGACGGCTACGGGCAGCCTACCCGGCCCAACGGCATGATCCACTCGATGTTCCGCCCGTCCGACGATGCCTGCCTGTATCCGCTGTTCGTCCCCGCCAACCTGTTCGCGGTGACCTCGCTGCGGCAACTGGCGACGATGAGCGAGGCGCTGCATCACGACACCGCCTTCGCCGGCGAGTGCCGCGCCCTGGCCGACGAGGTCGAGACGGCCACCCGAAAGTTCGGGCAGATGCGCGACGCCGACGGTCAGCCGTTCTGGGCCTACGAGGTGGACGGCTACGGCAACCAGTTGTTCATCGACGACGCCAACGCGCCCGGCCTGCTGAGCCTGGCCTATCTGGGCTGCTGCGATCGCCGCGATCCTGTGTTCCTGCGCACCCGGCAACTGGCCTGGAGCGAGCGCAACCCGTACTTCTATCGCGGCCGCGCCGCCGACGGCGTGGGCAGCCCGCACAGCGGCCTGGGCACGATCTGGCCGATGTCGCTGATGCAGTACGCCCTGGCCAGCGACGACGACGCGCAGATCCGCCAGTGCCTGCAGTGGCTCAAGACCACCGACGCCGGCAGCGGCTTCATGCACGAAGCCTTCGACAAGGACAACCCGAGCACCTTCACCCGCGACTGGTTCGCCTGGGCCAACACCTTGTTCGGCGAGCTGATCATCGATCTGCATCAGCGCAAGCCGCAGTTGCTGAAGGCCTGA
- a CDS encoding 6-phospho-beta-glucosidase produces MSSSFPNRKLALIGGGGVRAPLVVYGVNDAAEALGAREIVLYDPDQERLALMVALGRAVVAEFGGELQVNAASSAEAAIDGAHFVLNSIRIGGIHQRATDEHTIIRHGYAGQETTGPGGVAKALRTVPVAIEQARMVERLSPDAWLVSFTNPAGLITQAISRHTRARVVGICDTPVELFHNIARALGEPPADVDCEYVGLNHLGWIRAVRVRGVDVLDRILADDAILRQLYLAPLFDFDMLRTLRLIPTEYLYFYYERSRALENQRASGASRGSEIERLNHTLIADLRSRLNAGDGSGAVQTYAAYLQQRSGSYMRLEAEAGSAFADDLAPQPDPFRASTGYHRIAVDVMSSLTGALPGRHVVNVRNQGCMPELADDDIVEISSTIERDRITPLPARPMPEAIQGLVRTVKAYEHAAIDAALSGSHLDACKAMLIHPAIGEWSPSRRLLEALFGHAGNGDDDGECMCSGPMHWHGAHHRH; encoded by the coding sequence ATGAGCAGTTCCTTTCCCAACCGTAAGCTCGCCCTGATCGGCGGCGGCGGCGTGCGCGCGCCGCTGGTGGTGTACGGCGTCAACGATGCCGCCGAAGCGCTCGGCGCGCGCGAGATCGTGCTCTACGATCCGGACCAGGAGCGGCTGGCGTTGATGGTCGCGCTGGGCCGCGCGGTGGTCGCCGAGTTCGGCGGCGAGCTGCAGGTCAACGCGGCCAGTTCGGCGGAAGCGGCGATCGACGGCGCGCACTTCGTGCTCAACAGCATCCGCATCGGCGGCATCCACCAGCGCGCCACCGACGAGCACACCATCATCCGCCACGGCTACGCCGGTCAGGAGACCACCGGCCCCGGCGGCGTCGCCAAGGCGCTGCGCACGGTGCCGGTGGCGATCGAGCAGGCACGCATGGTGGAGCGGCTCAGCCCCGACGCCTGGCTGGTCAGCTTCACCAACCCGGCCGGGCTGATCACCCAGGCCATCAGCCGCCACACCCGCGCGCGCGTGGTCGGCATCTGCGACACGCCGGTGGAGCTGTTCCACAACATCGCCCGCGCGCTCGGCGAGCCGCCCGCGGACGTGGACTGCGAGTACGTCGGCCTCAACCACCTGGGCTGGATTCGCGCAGTGCGCGTGCGCGGCGTGGACGTGCTCGACCGCATCCTGGCCGACGACGCGATCCTGCGCCAGCTGTACCTGGCGCCGCTGTTCGACTTCGACATGCTGCGCACGCTGCGGTTGATTCCCACCGAGTACCTGTACTTCTACTACGAGCGCAGTCGCGCCCTGGAGAACCAGCGCGCCAGCGGCGCCAGCCGCGGCAGCGAGATCGAGCGGCTCAACCACACCCTGATCGCCGACCTGCGCAGCCGCCTCAACGCCGGCGACGGCAGCGGCGCGGTGCAGACCTACGCCGCCTACCTGCAGCAGCGCTCCGGCTCGTACATGCGGCTGGAGGCCGAGGCCGGCTCGGCCTTCGCCGACGACCTCGCGCCGCAGCCGGACCCGTTCCGCGCCAGCACCGGCTACCACCGCATCGCCGTGGACGTGATGAGTTCACTGACCGGCGCGCTGCCGGGGCGGCACGTGGTCAACGTGCGCAACCAGGGCTGCATGCCGGAACTGGCCGACGACGACATCGTGGAGATCTCCTCCACCATCGAGCGCGACCGCATCACCCCGCTGCCGGCGCGGCCGATGCCCGAGGCGATCCAGGGCCTGGTGCGCACGGTCAAGGCCTACGAGCACGCCGCCATCGACGCCGCGCTCAGCGGCAGTCACCTGGACGCCTGCAAGGCGATGCTGATCCACCCGGCCATCGGCGAGTGGAGCCCGTCGCGGCGGCTGCTGGAGGCCTTGTTCGGCCATGCCGGCAACGGCGACGACGACGGCGAGTGCATGTGCTCGGGACCGATGCACTGGCACGGCGCGCATCACCGCCACTGA
- a CDS encoding carbohydrate kinase family protein: MKTHDVAVVGEVYLDHIFSGFSRWPGPGEEAMARHYHRDLGGGTVNTACGLARLGRTVALIGAIGAGDRDWFAQRLGAFGVGTEGLVDHPAGTGVTASVSLHDDRSFFTYHGANAELEPLLGSAAALEAMCAARHVHFALPLPATLARTLLPALRTAGCSTSLDVGFNPPWLADPDNHATCRAVDHFLPNQKEAALAGCNGDDAASCAAWAQALGLAQVTIKLGGAGACVVDAAGARRVAAPAVAVQDTTGAGDAFDAGFIDALLDHLSLDACAQRGCLCGAACCTALGALDGLPDPPRLRSLHEQFLSQP; encoded by the coding sequence ATGAAAACCCATGACGTCGCGGTGGTCGGCGAGGTCTATCTCGACCACATCTTCAGCGGCTTCAGCCGCTGGCCCGGGCCGGGCGAGGAAGCGATGGCGCGGCACTACCATCGCGACCTCGGCGGCGGCACCGTCAACACCGCCTGCGGGCTGGCGCGACTCGGGCGCACGGTCGCGCTGATCGGCGCGATCGGCGCCGGCGATCGCGACTGGTTCGCGCAGCGCCTGGGCGCGTTCGGCGTCGGCACCGAAGGCCTGGTCGACCACCCCGCCGGCACCGGCGTCACCGCCAGCGTGTCGCTGCACGACGACCGCTCGTTCTTCACCTACCACGGCGCCAACGCCGAGCTGGAACCGCTGTTGGGCAGCGCGGCCGCACTGGAGGCCATGTGCGCCGCGCGCCATGTGCACTTCGCCCTGCCGCTGCCGGCGACGCTGGCGCGCACGCTGCTGCCGGCGTTGCGCACGGCCGGCTGCAGCACCTCGCTGGACGTGGGCTTCAACCCGCCCTGGCTGGCCGATCCGGACAACCACGCCACCTGCCGCGCGGTCGATCACTTCCTGCCCAACCAGAAAGAGGCCGCGCTGGCCGGTTGCAACGGCGACGATGCCGCGTCCTGCGCCGCCTGGGCTCAGGCGCTGGGGCTGGCGCAGGTGACGATCAAGCTCGGTGGCGCCGGCGCCTGCGTGGTGGATGCGGCCGGCGCGCGACGGGTCGCCGCGCCCGCGGTCGCCGTGCAGGACACCACCGGCGCCGGCGACGCCTTCGATGCCGGCTTCATCGACGCGCTGCTGGACCACCTTTCCCTCGACGCCTGCGCGCAGCGCGGCTGCCTGTGCGGCGCCGCCTGCTGCACCGCGCTTGGCGCGCTCGACGGCCTTCCCGATCCCCCACGTCTCAGGAGTCTCCATGAGCAGTTCCTTTCCCAACCGTAA